One Rhodococcus sp. P1Y DNA window includes the following coding sequences:
- a CDS encoding KedN5 family methylcobalamin-dependent radical SAM C-methyltransferase, which yields MARTLVKLVQQGVWDMPLESMPLAIGYIKAAMDAHPVLGDACDTEIVNLRGGMTIGDTIAEVFRDGIPDVLAISVFGWSFRSALLLSETFKQLNSSGLVVLGGTHVANQAKRVFRLSDDIDVIANGEGELVFPELLEAWIENKFPLPSGEAIRGISYRLPDGGIKTTPERPRIEDLGSIVSPFLSGAIPMTHANGKFRYDVALMETNRGCPYHCAFCYWGGAIGQKMRRFPRERLLEELEMFAFYEVHSVVLCDSNFGMQPQDEEFLEDVVRLKERTGYPRAIESSWAKNKSATFYRIVTKMREAGLHSSFTIALQTLDASALEEMNRRNMKLNDWKALAEWLSSEGLECYAELLWGAPGDTTETFLRGYDELSLHVPRIATYPLMLLPNTDYSARREQLGFVTSRGDADDFEYVLASKTMTLQENLEMQGFLLWARSVAENSFFRYIWRPALAYAGLTQSQILFSLAEWFDASDEEASTPLKSPRTIVEPAAVNAAVRALFLDKRVREMLETWWQTKITPLAKAEKQWILNEVFRFDMLTLPILNDERASLPNPPAPEDESYRRDEKLKVDVPNVVRALRNNDEVRTEYLRPAAYSLRWRLGIEKYVDNHEEALLHVAQLEKI from the coding sequence ATGGCTCGAACGCTAGTAAAGCTTGTGCAACAAGGCGTATGGGACATGCCACTAGAGTCCATGCCCCTCGCAATCGGCTACATCAAAGCGGCAATGGACGCACACCCGGTACTCGGCGACGCATGCGATACCGAAATCGTGAACCTTCGCGGAGGAATGACGATTGGGGACACCATAGCTGAGGTGTTTCGAGACGGGATCCCCGATGTACTCGCCATCTCCGTATTCGGGTGGAGCTTCCGTTCTGCGCTACTGCTTTCGGAAACCTTCAAGCAGCTTAATAGTTCAGGGCTGGTCGTACTGGGAGGAACGCACGTTGCCAATCAGGCTAAGCGCGTGTTCCGGCTGAGCGACGACATCGATGTGATTGCGAACGGTGAGGGTGAACTCGTCTTCCCTGAACTGCTCGAGGCATGGATCGAGAACAAGTTTCCCCTACCATCCGGCGAAGCTATCCGTGGTATTTCGTACAGACTTCCAGACGGGGGTATCAAGACCACACCGGAAAGGCCTCGAATTGAGGACCTGGGATCGATTGTGTCTCCATTCCTGAGCGGCGCCATCCCGATGACGCATGCAAACGGCAAGTTTAGGTATGACGTCGCACTAATGGAGACAAACCGAGGTTGCCCCTATCACTGCGCCTTCTGCTATTGGGGCGGCGCGATCGGCCAGAAGATGCGCCGGTTTCCGCGGGAACGGCTGCTTGAGGAACTTGAAATGTTCGCCTTCTACGAAGTTCACTCGGTAGTCCTTTGCGACTCAAACTTCGGCATGCAACCGCAGGATGAGGAATTTCTGGAAGACGTTGTACGGCTCAAGGAACGAACCGGCTACCCGAGAGCGATCGAGTCCTCCTGGGCGAAGAACAAATCTGCGACCTTCTACAGAATCGTCACCAAGATGCGCGAGGCGGGACTGCACAGTTCCTTCACTATCGCTCTGCAGACGCTCGATGCCTCTGCGCTCGAGGAAATGAATCGACGCAACATGAAGTTGAATGACTGGAAGGCGCTCGCAGAGTGGCTTTCATCCGAAGGTCTCGAATGTTACGCAGAGCTGCTGTGGGGCGCCCCAGGGGACACGACTGAGACGTTCCTGCGCGGATACGACGAACTATCCCTGCACGTGCCGCGGATTGCGACTTACCCGCTGATGCTCCTACCCAACACCGATTACAGCGCCCGACGTGAGCAACTGGGCTTCGTCACCTCACGCGGCGACGCTGACGACTTCGAATACGTGCTGGCATCCAAAACGATGACCCTCCAGGAAAACCTAGAGATGCAAGGATTTCTGCTATGGGCACGTTCCGTCGCGGAGAACTCATTCTTCCGGTACATCTGGCGACCCGCACTTGCATACGCCGGACTCACACAGTCGCAGATCCTTTTCAGCCTCGCGGAATGGTTCGATGCCAGCGACGAGGAGGCCTCAACTCCGCTGAAGTCTCCGCGCACAATCGTAGAACCCGCAGCGGTCAACGCGGCGGTTCGGGCTCTGTTCCTAGACAAGCGCGTACGCGAAATGCTCGAAACATGGTGGCAAACCAAAATCACCCCGCTAGCGAAGGCCGAGAAGCAGTGGATTCTAAATGAGGTGTTCCGTTTTGACATGCTCACACTTCCCATCCTGAATGACGAACGGGCATCTCTACCCAACCCACCGGCGCCCGAGGATGAGTCATACCGACGCGACGAGAAACTGAAGGTCGATGTTCCCAATGTCGTTAGGGCGTTGCGCAACAACGACGAGGTACGTACCGAGTACCTGAGGCCGGCGGCGTATAGTCTTCGATGGCGTCTAGGAATCGAAAAGTACGTAGACAATCACGAAGAGGCGCTTTTGCACGTCGCTCAGCTGGAGAAGATCTGA
- a CDS encoding fatty acid desaturase has protein sequence MLANLDRWDPFSGAEPTSRGSTAERQVFIENARNLNTEVRESVSRAIRSVLPRPFTRMAEAAFTWMSGCPHEGQQPLYRRTKVLCTIEAFVGFALAVALGYAFVEWGLWYLLPISWILVVGRMWALFNIFHHATHKTLFESERLNRTLAFASSLVMFASSLDSYRDEHIRSHHTRAMCTYQDQEAPFMPLGFRPGLTSHYYRWRLIWLIATPWTYLQYTRYRLWDWQRSEPIARQLAVWTFAVALIALAALTGALLDFALAYVVPVFLIFNVTGLLGSFSEHHWGTLLNEAPRRRLVLLQQSRFLLDEAPSLDNGRIRNTRSVAIWFLRAAFYHLLVRIAVLPGDSINHDHHHRHPRTENWPESTYERFEHLMHGCKGFEEYPHTHAWSLGEAISRVFARMEAAPYDVTQPEPTGEERIFRTIYCMTFKRSLVITAS, from the coding sequence ATGCTGGCTAACCTCGATAGGTGGGATCCTTTTAGCGGGGCTGAACCCACCAGCCGCGGTTCGACGGCCGAACGCCAAGTGTTTATTGAAAATGCAAGGAACCTCAATACGGAGGTGCGCGAATCTGTCAGTCGTGCAATCCGATCTGTGTTGCCGCGGCCCTTCACAAGAATGGCTGAGGCTGCCTTCACGTGGATGTCGGGCTGTCCGCATGAAGGACAACAGCCTCTATATCGGCGAACCAAGGTGTTGTGCACCATCGAAGCCTTCGTCGGCTTTGCCCTCGCGGTGGCATTGGGTTATGCGTTCGTAGAGTGGGGACTCTGGTACCTGCTACCGATCTCATGGATTCTCGTGGTCGGACGAATGTGGGCACTGTTCAACATCTTTCACCATGCCACTCACAAGACTCTTTTCGAATCCGAACGACTTAACCGAACATTAGCTTTCGCATCATCGCTGGTAATGTTTGCATCGTCGCTTGACTCATACCGAGACGAGCACATTCGCAGCCACCACACCCGGGCCATGTGCACTTACCAAGACCAAGAAGCGCCCTTCATGCCCCTAGGTTTCCGGCCGGGCTTGACCAGCCACTACTACCGATGGCGACTCATATGGCTGATCGCAACGCCCTGGACTTACCTCCAGTACACGCGATACAGGCTGTGGGATTGGCAGCGTTCCGAACCGATCGCCCGTCAACTGGCAGTCTGGACCTTCGCGGTTGCCTTGATCGCATTGGCAGCGCTCACAGGGGCACTCCTCGACTTCGCGCTCGCCTACGTTGTTCCAGTGTTTCTGATCTTCAACGTCACCGGCCTCCTCGGAAGCTTCAGTGAGCACCACTGGGGAACACTCCTCAATGAGGCGCCGCGCCGAAGACTTGTATTACTACAACAAAGTCGATTTCTGCTGGACGAGGCACCCTCACTCGACAATGGCCGAATCCGAAATACGCGTTCCGTCGCCATCTGGTTTCTTCGCGCCGCTTTTTACCACCTCCTGGTTCGAATAGCAGTTCTTCCCGGTGACTCAATCAACCACGACCATCACCACCGGCACCCCAGGACCGAGAACTGGCCCGAAAGTACGTACGAGCGGTTCGAGCACCTAATGCACGGCTGCAAGGGCTTCGAAGAGTATCCACACACGCACGCGTGGTCACTCGGAGAAGCCATCAGCCGGGTCTTTGCCCGAATGGAAGCCGCACCTTACGACGTAACGCAGCCCGAACCAACGGGTGAAGAGAGGATCTTCCGAACGATCTATTGCATGACCTTCAAACGCTCGTTGGTCATCACAGCAAGCTGA
- a CDS encoding MFS transporter, with the protein MFDTNHSVVQGVRPAWTLTAVAVSTFLLLPDLTVVNGALADTRGDLDTSFADLQWVLDGYALGLAAFLLAGETLADRRGRRLVFILGLLVFGSASVACWLAVSTPMLVGARFVLGMGGAILFAVGPALIGQRLQDRRRRSMRPSNRLAKRSGLPRLVLSFTSKLAPGSAIRIPMLLSKECTRLTEAATSGWGPLQLLWNRQFFNAPR; encoded by the coding sequence GTGTTTGACACCAACCACTCTGTCGTGCAGGGCGTACGTCCGGCATGGACCCTGACTGCCGTCGCGGTCTCGACCTTCCTGCTTCTTCCCGACCTCACGGTCGTGAACGGCGCGCTTGCTGATACTCGTGGGGACTTAGACACTTCATTTGCGGACTTACAGTGGGTGCTCGATGGCTATGCGCTCGGGCTCGCCGCCTTCCTGCTGGCTGGTGAGACCCTGGCCGACCGGCGGGGTCGACGACTGGTCTTCATTCTGGGTCTGCTCGTTTTTGGCAGTGCGTCGGTGGCATGCTGGCTCGCAGTCAGCACCCCAATGCTCGTTGGCGCCCGGTTTGTCCTGGGCATGGGTGGTGCCATTCTGTTCGCGGTGGGCCCCGCCTTGATCGGCCAGAGGCTGCAGGATCGACGTCGGCGATCGATGAGACCTTCCAACAGGTTGGCCAAGCGATCGGGATTGCCGCGATTGGTGCTTTCTTTCACGAGCAAGTTGGCGCCAGGATCAGCGATTCGAATCCCGATGCTTCTGTCGAAAGAGTGCACCCGACTCACTGAGGCTGCGACCTCGGGGTGGGGACCTTTACAGCTCCTGTGGAACAGACAGTTCTTTAACGCCCCTCGTTGA
- a CDS encoding integrase core domain-containing protein encodes MDNGPEFISHVLQQFCRGRIGISYIPPGTPWNNGHIESSNNRLRKECLNRNH; translated from the coding sequence ATGGACAATGGTCCCGAGTTTATTTCACATGTGCTGCAACAGTTCTGCCGTGGCCGTATCGGCATTTCATACATCCCGCCGGGTACGCCGTGGAACAACGGCCACATCGAGTCCTCTAACAACCGCCTACGGAAGGAGTGCCTGAACCGCAACCACTAG
- a CDS encoding IS3 family transposase, whose translation MHPLHGFRRHWAHLRRDKGMTVNPKKVNRLRKEERLQVRISLSPGQTRRCQLVPADRSRCTEGVVGYGFSARLDRRGEGN comes from the coding sequence TTGCATCCACTGCATGGCTTCCGTCGCCACTGGGCGCACCTGAGGCGCGACAAGGGCATGACGGTGAACCCAAAGAAGGTGAATCGACTCCGGAAGGAGGAGCGCCTGCAAGTCCGGATCTCTCTCTCCCCCGGGCAAACGCGCCGGTGTCAGCTCGTGCCCGCTGATCGAAGCCGATGCACTGAGGGTGTTGTGGGCTATGGATTTTCAGCTCGACTCGACCGTCGAGGGGAAGGCAATTGA
- a CDS encoding helix-turn-helix domain-containing protein, which yields MVNTTASVESESVECFRHPWSDGSLVVDVAERFGVSRQTVTAWRKRYEATGLDGLVDASRRPHLSPARIDPNVEALICEIRRHRRRWVDALSSTNSLSRLATERRPDQRSTEHFRATVSSIHKSNWRVPSKRAILFRVLLPMSWAGRTGKHGWTETALYRGHRAQAAPCRLTYCCRQSEGGDRGGARSIGGDLVQLATPVRLDGHRRGEGTGLQSSWACSLHLLTNTDRRDTRRP from the coding sequence GTGGTCAACACAACCGCGTCTGTGGAATCGGAAAGTGTCGAATGTTTCAGACATCCTTGGTCGGACGGATCGCTCGTCGTAGACGTCGCAGAACGATTCGGTGTCAGTCGTCAAACTGTCACAGCGTGGCGCAAGCGGTACGAGGCCACGGGACTGGACGGTCTCGTCGACGCGTCGAGACGACCACACTTGAGTCCGGCACGAATCGATCCGAACGTCGAAGCGCTCATCTGCGAGATACGTCGCCATCGTCGTCGGTGGGTGGACGCCCTATCGTCTACGAACTCACTCTCGAGATTGGCAACAGAGCGCCGTCCCGATCAACGGTCTACCGAGCACTTTCGCGCAACGGTTTCATCAATCCACAAGAGCAATTGGCGCGTCCCCAGTAAACGGGCCATCTTGTTTAGGGTCTTGTTACCCATGAGTTGGGCGGGTAGGACGGGAAAACACGGCTGGACGGAAACGGCCCTCTACCGAGGACATCGTGCGCAAGCTGCGCCGTGCCGATTAACATACTGCTGCAGGCAAAGCGAAGGAGGAGATCGCGGCGGAGCTCGAAGCATCGGCGGCGACCTTGTACAACTTGCGACGCCAGTACGGCTGGATGGACACCGACGCGGCGAAGGCACTGGCCTGCAAAGCAGTTGGGCTTGCTCGCTCCACCTACTCACGAACACCGATCGCCGAGACACCCGCCGACCCTGA
- a CDS encoding dienelactone hydrolase family protein — protein sequence MSGIFTDVAVLRIDVDPGVVEDDTEQPPAVQQKVPLTAVSPEGNVRGGIVVLHESREIPASLLALLRALAQEGWLAVAPDLFHRDADTDGDEVFGDNLFADFDATFDWLTSRGVLPDCVGVVGFDDAGTAALIVATNRPIGAAVSVAAAGILEPLNDDAVALIEAAPSLQAPWLGLYGEDDPRTPPEHIEGLREAATRASVATNVVSYSGLSHRADAPPVPGSAEDNDPASAALVEAQTRIFDWFDSFLR from the coding sequence ATGTCGGGAATCTTCACGGACGTAGCTGTGCTCCGAATCGACGTCGACCCGGGTGTGGTCGAGGACGACACCGAGCAACCGCCTGCTGTGCAGCAGAAGGTACCGCTCACCGCGGTCTCGCCCGAGGGCAACGTGCGGGGCGGAATCGTCGTGCTGCACGAGTCGCGTGAAATACCGGCGTCGTTGCTGGCCTTGCTGCGTGCGTTGGCGCAGGAGGGGTGGCTGGCGGTCGCGCCCGATCTGTTTCATCGCGACGCCGATACCGATGGTGACGAGGTGTTCGGCGACAACCTATTCGCCGACTTCGACGCCACCTTCGATTGGCTCACGTCCCGAGGCGTGTTACCGGACTGCGTCGGGGTCGTCGGGTTCGACGACGCCGGGACCGCCGCGCTGATCGTCGCCACCAACCGTCCCATCGGGGCCGCCGTCAGCGTCGCCGCCGCCGGGATTCTCGAGCCGTTGAACGACGATGCCGTCGCGCTGATCGAGGCCGCGCCGTCTCTGCAGGCGCCTTGGTTGGGTCTGTACGGCGAAGACGACCCTCGGACCCCACCCGAGCACATCGAAGGGCTCCGCGAGGCAGCCACGCGGGCGTCCGTCGCGACGAACGTCGTCAGCTACAGCGGGCTGAGTCACCGAGCCGATGCGCCGCCCGTGCCCGGTAGCGCGGAAGACAACGACCCGGCGTCCGCGGCACTCGTCGAGGCGCAAACGAGGATCTTCGACTGGTTCGATTCGTTCCTCAGGTGA
- the hisC gene encoding histidinol-phosphate transaminase produces MTARIRTDLDAIPAYIPGRNFPGAIKLASNETTQGPLPSVREKIAEAVGSVNRYPDIGATELVAEIASQLKVAPENVAAGNGSVALCQEVVQITCSPGDEVLFAWRSFEAYPIIARVAGATPVEVPLDENHVHDLDAMLAAITDRTRVVFVCNPNNPSGTVVRRSALEKFLDAVPENVLVVLDEAYFEYARENPEGEYTDGVELARGRRNVVVLRTFSKAYGLAGLRVGYAVGDPSIITALGKVRIAFAVNSVAQQAALASLHAKDELLARTDALVAERERVRDTLIELGYDVAHSDSNFVFLPLGDQSGAYAEGAAEAGVLLRAYGNDGVRITIGDPHENDAFLKYAVTAAGV; encoded by the coding sequence GTGACTGCTCGCATCCGCACCGATCTCGACGCCATCCCCGCCTACATCCCCGGTCGAAACTTTCCCGGAGCGATCAAGCTGGCCAGCAACGAAACCACCCAGGGACCGTTGCCGAGCGTTCGCGAGAAGATCGCCGAAGCCGTGGGGAGCGTCAACCGTTACCCCGACATCGGCGCTACCGAACTCGTCGCCGAAATCGCGTCACAGTTGAAGGTCGCACCCGAGAACGTCGCGGCGGGTAACGGTTCGGTGGCACTGTGCCAGGAGGTCGTGCAGATTACCTGCAGCCCCGGCGACGAGGTCCTGTTCGCATGGCGCTCGTTCGAGGCCTACCCGATCATCGCGCGCGTCGCCGGTGCGACGCCTGTCGAGGTGCCTCTCGACGAGAACCACGTTCACGACCTCGACGCGATGCTCGCAGCCATCACCGACCGCACCCGCGTCGTGTTCGTATGCAACCCCAACAATCCAAGCGGAACCGTCGTTCGCCGGTCCGCGCTCGAGAAGTTCCTCGACGCAGTCCCCGAGAACGTGCTCGTGGTCCTCGACGAGGCCTACTTCGAATACGCCCGCGAAAACCCGGAGGGCGAGTACACCGACGGCGTGGAGCTGGCGCGTGGGCGTCGTAACGTCGTGGTCCTACGAACGTTCTCAAAGGCGTACGGACTCGCCGGGCTGCGGGTGGGATATGCCGTCGGCGATCCGTCGATCATCACAGCCCTCGGAAAAGTGCGCATCGCGTTCGCCGTGAACTCCGTTGCCCAGCAGGCTGCCTTGGCATCCTTGCACGCGAAGGACGAACTGCTTGCGCGTACCGACGCTCTCGTCGCCGAACGCGAACGGGTGCGTGACACCTTGATCGAATTGGGTTACGACGTAGCGCATTCCGACTCGAACTTCGTATTCTTGCCGCTCGGCGATCAATCCGGCGCTTACGCAGAGGGCGCAGCCGAAGCCGGAGTCCTGCTGCGCGCGTACGGAAACGACGGCGTGCGGATCACCATCGGTGACCCGCACGAGAACGACGCGTTTTTGAAGTACGCCGTTACTGCCGCTGGCGTCTAG
- a CDS encoding alpha/beta hydrolase — MHRRVLAALGTSIALSIVGTGVVSAQPLPGTGSSAGADAPPFAQASPSKIARIDHVDMLTDRRAAVFVDSPAMNKIVQVQILLPAAQAVSRPTLYMLDGVSAGKESDYLESTWTQKTDIVDFFSDKNVNVVLPVGGSSSYYTDWNVPDPILGVNMWETFLTSELPPLIDARFSGNGTNAISGVSMGAQAAMDLITRHPDLYTGVAGLSGCYDNSQPNLKDAVRATVAMNGGNATNMWGENADPRWVAHDPSRNAEALRGKDVYVSVGTGLPGPYELGPGGSGLQDAAQGGPLEAAALYCTTLFDTKLRSLDIDATFIYRPYGIHQWPYWQDDLRESWPTLQRALNL, encoded by the coding sequence ATGCACCGTCGTGTTCTGGCAGCGCTGGGAACCAGCATTGCGCTGTCGATCGTGGGAACAGGTGTGGTGTCTGCTCAGCCGCTCCCCGGTACCGGCAGCTCCGCTGGCGCCGATGCGCCGCCGTTTGCGCAAGCGTCTCCGTCCAAGATCGCGCGGATCGATCATGTCGACATGCTCACGGATCGCCGTGCTGCTGTCTTCGTCGATTCGCCTGCGATGAACAAGATCGTTCAGGTGCAGATTCTGCTACCGGCCGCGCAGGCCGTGTCGAGGCCGACGCTGTACATGCTGGACGGTGTCAGTGCGGGCAAGGAATCGGACTACCTCGAGAGCACCTGGACGCAGAAGACCGACATCGTCGACTTCTTCTCCGACAAGAACGTCAATGTGGTTCTGCCCGTTGGTGGTTCGAGCAGCTACTACACAGACTGGAACGTCCCCGACCCGATACTCGGCGTCAACATGTGGGAGACGTTTCTGACCTCCGAGCTGCCACCGCTGATCGACGCCAGGTTCTCCGGCAACGGCACGAACGCCATTTCCGGTGTGTCGATGGGTGCTCAGGCCGCAATGGATCTGATCACTCGCCATCCGGATCTGTACACGGGCGTCGCGGGACTGAGTGGCTGCTACGACAATTCGCAACCGAACCTCAAGGACGCTGTGCGCGCTACCGTCGCCATGAACGGTGGCAACGCTACCAACATGTGGGGCGAGAACGCCGACCCTCGGTGGGTTGCGCATGATCCGTCGCGCAACGCAGAAGCTCTCCGGGGCAAGGACGTATATGTCTCTGTCGGAACCGGATTGCCCGGACCGTACGAGCTCGGCCCCGGTGGGTCAGGTCTGCAGGACGCAGCCCAAGGTGGACCGCTCGAAGCAGCTGCGCTCTACTGCACCACCCTGTTCGACACCAAGCTTCGCTCGCTCGACATCGACGCCACGTTCATCTACCGGCCCTACGGCATCCACCAGTGGCCGTACTGGCAGGACGATCTGCGGGAGTCCTGGCCGACCCTGCAGCGTGCGCTGAACCTCTAG
- a CDS encoding YrhK family protein: protein MLRKEAWGFVIGSVLFALAAVPGYARWVGVDADNLTYFIGSMFFTGAGYAALRLSGRPAPNQESDKVEIYDWWAAAVQFVGTLCFNVSTGIAMVSGLTSVEADKWIWRPDVFGSAAFLVASALAVVATTETDKLWDPRARDWRSTWTNMVGSIAFAVSAVGAFVHPATGQLANAALANLGTFVGALCFLIAALLMQPLGRVINNRQ, encoded by the coding sequence GTGCTCAGAAAAGAGGCGTGGGGCTTCGTAATCGGTTCGGTGCTGTTTGCTCTTGCGGCGGTTCCGGGATATGCCAGGTGGGTCGGCGTCGATGCCGACAATCTCACTTACTTCATCGGCTCCATGTTCTTCACTGGCGCCGGTTACGCAGCGCTGCGATTGAGTGGCCGCCCTGCACCGAACCAGGAATCGGACAAAGTTGAGATCTACGACTGGTGGGCGGCTGCGGTCCAGTTCGTAGGAACGCTGTGTTTCAACGTGAGCACGGGGATTGCGATGGTCAGCGGGTTGACCTCCGTCGAGGCCGATAAGTGGATCTGGCGGCCCGACGTCTTCGGTTCCGCAGCGTTCCTCGTCGCAAGCGCACTCGCCGTTGTGGCAACGACCGAAACCGACAAATTGTGGGATCCCCGCGCACGTGACTGGCGAAGTACGTGGACGAACATGGTCGGCTCGATTGCATTCGCAGTATCGGCGGTCGGAGCCTTCGTGCACCCCGCGACCGGGCAACTCGCGAACGCCGCGCTGGCCAATCTGGGGACTTTCGTCGGCGCGTTGTGTTTCTTGATTGCGGCCCTGCTCATGCAGCCTTTGGGACGCGTCATAAACAATCGTCAGTAG
- a CDS encoding DUF3072 domain-containing protein, with product MSENEQVNQNPEKDPENWVTGDEPITGPQESYLNTLAQEAGEEVPSDLTKAQASEMIDKLQGETGRG from the coding sequence ATGAGCGAAAACGAGCAGGTCAACCAGAATCCGGAGAAGGATCCCGAGAATTGGGTCACCGGAGACGAGCCCATCACCGGTCCTCAGGAGAGCTATCTCAACACCTTGGCCCAGGAAGCCGGCGAGGAAGTTCCCAGCGACCTCACCAAGGCACAGGCGTCGGAGATGATCGACAAGTTGCAGGGAGAGACCGGTCGCGGATAA
- a CDS encoding excalibur calcium-binding domain-containing protein — translation MIRKTLVRAGLGGFVLAAAMATMPAVATADPITDFLCNSGSSQFCPILPPPPPAFVAPAPPPQHQPQAGCARPAPSAFQYKNCTEARDAGAAPVRRGDYGFGPHLDRDNDGVGCE, via the coding sequence ATGATCCGCAAGACCCTGGTTCGCGCCGGCCTCGGAGGATTCGTCCTCGCAGCCGCCATGGCCACCATGCCTGCCGTCGCAACCGCCGACCCGATCACGGACTTCCTCTGCAACTCCGGATCGTCCCAGTTCTGCCCGATCCTGCCTCCCCCGCCTCCAGCCTTCGTTGCCCCTGCACCGCCGCCCCAGCACCAGCCCCAGGCTGGCTGCGCCCGCCCCGCACCGAGTGCGTTCCAGTACAAGAACTGCACCGAGGCGCGTGACGCAGGTGCTGCGCCAGTTCGCCGCGGTGACTACGGATTCGGACCGCACCTGGACCGCGACAACGACGGCGTGGGCTGCGAGTAA